Proteins encoded by one window of Teretinema zuelzerae:
- a CDS encoding TraG/VirB4 family ATPase, whose translation MAQNGIPTNADYWSCHLPWRYLSSSVEGVVVQKDGLLQRSFAFRGPDLESSAAFYINDLSLHLSNSVKRLGSGWAIQMEVQRFSTQEYPGGKFTNLAPYLIDKEREEAFRSFGKHFESSYYLTFTYRPPREITKKATNLFYTETGHSNSLEEDISYFETTTDDIVGILATKILIAPLSDFQTCEYLHSTISNNRHSLTLPDNPFFIDRLLPDEVLDIGLTMKLGENYIPVIGIVDFPQSTYPAIFDKLNKAKLEYRWSTRYICLDKEEAIKKTEKAQQNHRGNQVGWFQSFIASATKEPPKQINGGAIVKEEDAAAAQIALDTDEVSLGLYTSNIMVWDTDLKKAHKKAQEVKKLVQSVGFVAKEETFNAFEAWKSMMPGDVVSNIRSLPVVSSNFSHVVPLSAIWAGMIENEHAGNVSGIDLPHVTCSTQDGTPFFLSLNPRDVGHTIILGPTGAGKSTLLNLLELQFFKYTDSQVIVLDKGRSARQPTMAFGGRYYEPGTNGVCFQPLAHLETILDRTWATEWIESLVEIQGVTVTPSMSSAITDAIERMASIPKSNRTITTFCQSVNYLDPETKQPLLRETLRPYQLGGKYGAIFDASSTSISLDSRYITLEMEYLMQMGESCVAPAISYIFHYIESLFTGRLTLLVLDEAWLFLRHPIFRAKIEEWLKTLRKKNVFVVFATQDVADAVNSSLCSTIIQQCHTKIFLADPEAETPAMHHAYSTFGLTDAEISSLSHGIMKQDYLYTSTMGSRKFQLDLKRDSITLALIGTPDHELLDKLVAEHGDESGYEYAADILKVKGLDYSRYMKEAS comes from the coding sequence ATGGCACAAAATGGAATACCTACAAATGCAGATTATTGGAGCTGTCACTTACCATGGCGATATCTATCGAGTAGCGTAGAAGGAGTCGTTGTTCAGAAAGACGGACTTCTCCAGCGTAGTTTTGCCTTTCGAGGACCCGACCTTGAGTCCTCTGCCGCCTTTTATATCAATGATCTTTCTCTTCATTTGAGCAATTCAGTGAAACGTCTTGGTTCTGGTTGGGCTATTCAAATGGAAGTTCAACGGTTTTCAACACAAGAATACCCTGGTGGTAAGTTTACGAATCTGGCTCCGTATCTAATTGATAAAGAACGAGAAGAAGCTTTTCGATCTTTCGGAAAGCACTTTGAATCTTCATATTATTTAACCTTCACATATCGGCCTCCGAGAGAAATCACAAAAAAAGCAACGAATCTCTTTTATACTGAAACTGGACACAGTAACTCTCTTGAAGAAGACATTTCCTATTTTGAAACCACTACAGATGATATCGTTGGAATTCTCGCTACTAAAATACTCATCGCTCCTTTGAGTGATTTTCAGACCTGTGAGTATCTTCATTCAACTATATCTAATAATAGACATTCCTTAACTCTGCCTGATAATCCTTTTTTCATTGATCGGCTTCTTCCTGATGAAGTCCTTGATATTGGGCTTACTATGAAATTAGGGGAGAACTATATACCAGTAATTGGTATTGTCGATTTTCCTCAGAGTACGTATCCGGCTATATTCGACAAGCTCAATAAGGCAAAATTGGAGTATCGATGGAGCACACGATATATCTGTCTTGATAAAGAGGAAGCGATAAAGAAGACTGAAAAAGCTCAACAAAACCATCGTGGAAATCAGGTTGGTTGGTTCCAATCCTTTATTGCTTCTGCAACAAAGGAGCCTCCAAAGCAAATAAACGGTGGCGCGATTGTGAAGGAAGAAGATGCTGCGGCCGCTCAGATTGCTCTTGATACAGATGAAGTCTCTCTTGGCCTGTATACCTCAAATATAATGGTATGGGATACAGATTTAAAAAAAGCACATAAGAAGGCTCAAGAAGTCAAAAAACTGGTTCAGAGTGTTGGTTTTGTAGCAAAGGAAGAGACCTTTAATGCATTCGAAGCATGGAAATCTATGATGCCAGGGGATGTTGTTAGTAATATCCGCTCCCTACCGGTTGTATCAAGTAATTTTAGTCATGTAGTACCTTTGTCTGCAATCTGGGCAGGAATGATTGAAAATGAACATGCAGGTAATGTAAGTGGAATTGATCTACCTCATGTCACTTGCTCGACTCAAGATGGGACTCCCTTTTTTCTTAGCTTAAATCCTCGTGATGTTGGCCATACAATCATACTTGGACCGACAGGAGCCGGAAAATCAACGCTTCTTAACCTTCTAGAATTACAGTTCTTCAAATATACTGACAGCCAGGTAATCGTACTTGATAAAGGACGATCTGCCAGACAGCCAACCATGGCCTTCGGTGGTCGCTACTATGAGCCGGGAACGAATGGTGTGTGTTTTCAACCGTTAGCACACCTTGAAACAATTCTTGATCGTACCTGGGCAACTGAATGGATTGAGTCTCTGGTAGAGATTCAAGGAGTAACAGTCACTCCTTCGATGAGTAGTGCTATTACCGATGCAATTGAACGAATGGCCAGTATTCCAAAGTCGAATCGAACGATTACTACATTTTGTCAGAGTGTTAACTATCTTGATCCTGAAACCAAACAACCGCTACTACGCGAAACATTACGTCCGTATCAACTTGGCGGTAAGTATGGAGCAATATTTGATGCTTCCTCCACTTCAATCTCCCTTGATAGCCGGTATATTACACTTGAAATGGAATATCTCATGCAAATGGGAGAATCGTGTGTAGCTCCAGCTATATCATATATTTTCCATTACATAGAAAGCCTCTTTACTGGCCGTCTCACGTTGCTTGTCCTTGATGAAGCATGGCTTTTTCTTCGTCATCCAATATTCAGAGCAAAGATCGAAGAGTGGCTCAAAACACTCCGAAAGAAGAATGTTTTTGTTGTATTTGCTACACAGGATGTTGCTGATGCAGTTAATTCGTCCTTGTGTTCAACGATCATACAACAGTGCCATACAAAGATTTTCCTTGCAGATCCGGAGGCTGAAACACCGGCCATGCATCATGCCTATTCTACCTTTGGTCTTACTGATGCAGAAATCAGCTCTCTTTCTCATGGGATAATGAAACAAGACTACTTATACACCTCAACGATGGGAAGTCGAAAGTTTCAGCTTGATCTGAAGCGTGATAGCATTACACTCGCACTTATAGGAACTCCAGATCATGAACTTCTTGATAAGCTTGTCGCTGAACATGGAGACGAGAGCGGATACGAATACGCAGCGGATATCTTGAAGGTAAAAGGACTCGATTATTCACGGTACATGAAGGAGGCTTCATGA
- a CDS encoding VirB3 family type IV secretion system protein, whose product MTVRDYSVTVHRSLMQRDLVLGIPSMGMLILLLLGVFTMYILKQYYFGVIIAALYIAMRIMTKKDPYLIDILIEHVNQKDYLVP is encoded by the coding sequence ATGACTGTTCGGGATTATTCTGTTACGGTGCACAGGTCACTTATGCAACGTGATCTTGTACTGGGTATTCCCTCGATGGGGATGCTCATTCTATTGCTGCTAGGTGTATTTACCATGTATATCCTAAAGCAATACTACTTTGGTGTCATAATTGCCGCTTTGTACATTGCAATGCGAATAATGACAAAAAAAGATCCCTATCTTATCGACATTCTCATCGAACACGTCAATCAAAAGGACTATCTGGTGCCATGA
- a CDS encoding TrbC/VirB2 family protein yields MMNEKRLERKHMILCQIAFLLVLGAGLYASTVVIPDEVQTTLEEVRNAFTGDLARILVGIFFAGSCIAYAYNKDNEKMKAKMIAVMIGSGLLALSQSIVDNVMKMGS; encoded by the coding sequence ATGATGAACGAAAAGCGTCTTGAGAGAAAACACATGATTTTGTGCCAGATTGCATTCTTACTGGTACTTGGTGCCGGACTATATGCGAGCACCGTTGTGATACCAGATGAGGTGCAGACTACCCTCGAAGAGGTTCGTAATGCATTTACTGGAGATCTTGCCCGTATTCTCGTTGGTATTTTCTTTGCCGGAAGTTGCATTGCGTATGCATACAACAAAGACAATGAAAAGATGAAAGCGAAAATGATTGCGGTTATGATCGGCTCTGGACTTCTTGCGTTATCACAGTCAATTGTTGATAACGTGATGAAAATGGGCTCCTAA
- a CDS encoding ATPase, T2SS/T4P/T4SS family produces the protein MNADAQKEIRERQLANLYGELESLLPVFENKELTDIFIYGDGSVRAEHFLEGRIDSGIQVNETARYNIIHYLSAMADSSIDTWSNPTLEGILPGYNFRVTAVIPPWVKSPEITFRRPPVKIFSLEEYRDTGRMTDMQYKEVVAAIERKDNILIGGGTGSGKTTFTNACIKKMSEFTPHDRFLIIEDTPELQCHAEDLTQLYIRKDQAALAVRFALRWFPKRIIFGELRSGDVARELLECWNTGHPGNVTTIHADSAQSMLTRFRGMLSEVITGTLPDVSETIQVCVHLKRKAGFGPMVEEVLHTRQIAKLLDTIEKQRSSEAFVMSEYNDYLHATLNAE, from the coding sequence ATGAACGCCGACGCCCAAAAAGAAATACGGGAAAGACAGTTAGCAAATCTTTATGGTGAACTAGAAAGTCTTCTTCCTGTCTTTGAGAACAAGGAGCTTACCGACATTTTCATTTATGGAGATGGAAGTGTTCGGGCAGAGCATTTTCTTGAAGGGCGAATCGATTCAGGAATACAGGTTAATGAAACCGCGCGTTATAACATCATACATTATCTCTCTGCAATGGCAGATTCAAGTATTGATACATGGTCAAATCCTACCTTAGAAGGAATCCTTCCCGGCTATAATTTTCGTGTGACAGCAGTCATTCCACCATGGGTTAAATCCCCGGAGATCACCTTCCGCAGACCTCCGGTAAAGATTTTTTCTTTAGAAGAGTATCGAGACACAGGCCGAATGACAGACATGCAATATAAGGAGGTGGTTGCAGCAATAGAAAGGAAAGATAATATCCTCATCGGTGGGGGGACAGGATCAGGGAAGACAACCTTTACGAATGCGTGTATCAAGAAAATGAGCGAGTTTACTCCTCATGACAGATTTCTGATTATAGAAGACACTCCAGAACTACAATGCCATGCAGAAGACCTTACGCAACTATACATCAGAAAAGATCAAGCAGCTTTGGCTGTTCGTTTTGCTCTTCGTTGGTTTCCAAAAAGAATCATTTTTGGAGAACTTCGATCTGGCGATGTTGCAAGAGAACTCCTTGAATGCTGGAATACTGGACATCCGGGGAATGTTACCACCATTCATGCAGACTCAGCGCAATCAATGCTTACTCGTTTCCGTGGAATGCTTTCTGAAGTAATTACAGGAACACTTCCTGATGTAAGTGAGACGATACAGGTGTGTGTGCATCTCAAAAGAAAAGCAGGTTTCGGTCCTATGGTAGAAGAAGTTCTTCATACAAGACAAATTGCAAAGCTTCTCGATACCATAGAGAAACAGCGATCAAGCGAAGCATTTGTAATGAGTGAGTATAACGATTATCTCCATGCGACGCTCAATGCTGAATAA
- a CDS encoding type IV secretory system conjugative DNA transfer family protein, producing MATNSSEFLRGKPTSGNREQLFAAVNKIFAFIIIFAGLWISTQYFAFLIGYDPLLIGYPFIIIREEWLNGGSYPLYEPWKYLLWLFSFFKDAELTYLLKKALVPWLVISFSAVILYTIITYFRGFRQAAENIFGTARWGTKKDLQKEGLLGNEAGVVYGQLFDAQVQARLNKEKGSVSLHLKRNAPLITSVGITNALLAAPTRSGKGVSTVIPTLTYYHGSVLVLDFKGENFEKTSGYRAKKGKVYRYAPVSESGHNFNPLMEIPGGKDAYGYANLIADTVLTPQAGKSSGDANSEHFREAAIAFLTGVILHVLTSDYPDKTLPGVKAFLSAVNPENPADDTYSLTQMIEGVHCTQEIHQRVVTAAGDQLKRPDRERQSVLSTVQKSLRVFEDPRVRESSMSHDFYIDEFEKTDTPISLYLTMPYAHMSRLAPLVRLFIMLIIRKFTDGETRHDVRKLKVPLLIVLDEFDKLGKFSELQESMGILAGYGIHFLLIIQSPSQLIDIYGRNHQFFAHCKNVLLFAPGEIESGKVCSEMIGKESIWKSSTSTSGTRFSVGLDNLNISGGEQERNLINPDEVMKLPPDQLIILTQGKPPYIAKKCVYYEQSPFKQRLLPPAFTDKKGAMKQCAHNVVRNSGRHWYDLPLFTCLEKTSEVVVDERLIDPWFTNRIRDSEVQKLASQAAGSEAPSDSFYVDDPDDSPVPQVEVFTPNLIGL from the coding sequence ATGGCTACAAACTCATCAGAATTCCTTCGTGGAAAACCGACTAGTGGGAACCGTGAACAACTGTTCGCAGCGGTTAATAAGATATTCGCATTTATAATCATATTTGCCGGCTTATGGATTTCAACTCAGTATTTCGCCTTCCTTATCGGCTATGATCCTCTACTCATTGGCTATCCTTTCATAATCATTCGTGAAGAGTGGCTTAATGGCGGATCATATCCATTATATGAGCCCTGGAAGTATCTGCTCTGGCTCTTTTCATTCTTTAAGGATGCTGAACTAACCTATCTATTAAAGAAAGCCTTAGTTCCCTGGCTTGTGATTTCATTTTCAGCGGTTATTCTTTATACGATCATTACATACTTCCGTGGGTTCCGTCAGGCAGCTGAGAATATATTTGGTACAGCTCGATGGGGAACAAAGAAAGACCTTCAAAAAGAAGGCCTTCTTGGAAACGAGGCAGGGGTCGTGTATGGACAGCTTTTCGATGCCCAGGTGCAAGCGCGTCTTAATAAAGAAAAGGGCTCCGTTTCCCTTCACCTGAAACGAAATGCGCCCCTTATTACGAGTGTCGGCATAACAAATGCCCTTCTCGCCGCTCCGACACGAAGCGGTAAAGGTGTTTCAACGGTTATCCCTACACTTACGTATTATCATGGCTCGGTACTCGTACTTGACTTCAAGGGTGAAAACTTTGAAAAAACCAGCGGATATCGAGCGAAAAAAGGAAAAGTATATCGGTATGCGCCAGTAAGCGAATCGGGACATAATTTTAATCCGCTCATGGAAATTCCCGGCGGGAAAGATGCCTATGGATATGCGAACCTCATTGCCGATACGGTTCTTACGCCACAGGCGGGCAAGTCTTCAGGAGACGCGAACAGTGAACATTTTCGTGAAGCCGCCATAGCCTTTCTCACAGGTGTTATTCTCCATGTTCTTACCTCTGATTATCCCGATAAAACACTTCCAGGCGTTAAAGCGTTCTTGTCTGCGGTTAATCCAGAAAATCCTGCGGATGACACGTATTCACTTACGCAAATGATTGAAGGCGTCCATTGTACACAGGAGATACACCAGCGCGTAGTGACGGCAGCGGGAGATCAGTTGAAGCGGCCTGACCGTGAGCGGCAATCAGTTCTTTCGACGGTACAGAAATCTCTACGGGTGTTTGAAGACCCACGAGTACGCGAGTCCTCAATGAGCCATGACTTTTACATCGATGAGTTTGAAAAGACTGATACTCCCATATCTCTGTATTTGACAATGCCCTATGCTCACATGAGTCGTCTTGCTCCCTTGGTACGCCTTTTTATCATGCTTATTATCCGAAAATTCACTGATGGAGAAACGCGTCATGATGTGCGGAAACTGAAGGTTCCACTTTTAATTGTTCTTGATGAGTTCGATAAGCTGGGTAAGTTTAGTGAATTACAAGAATCAATGGGAATTCTTGCGGGCTACGGTATTCACTTTCTCCTTATTATACAGTCACCTAGCCAGCTTATTGATATTTATGGGAGAAACCATCAGTTCTTTGCACACTGCAAGAATGTCCTCCTTTTCGCTCCTGGAGAGATTGAAAGCGGAAAAGTTTGCTCAGAAATGATTGGTAAGGAATCAATCTGGAAATCGAGTACTTCAACGAGTGGTACTCGATTCTCTGTTGGCCTTGATAATCTGAATATCTCTGGAGGCGAGCAAGAAAGAAATCTCATTAATCCTGATGAAGTGATGAAACTACCTCCAGACCAACTGATAATTCTAACACAGGGTAAACCACCCTATATCGCAAAGAAATGTGTCTATTATGAACAGTCTCCCTTTAAACAACGACTCTTACCTCCGGCCTTCACTGATAAAAAAGGCGCGATGAAGCAATGCGCACATAACGTAGTTCGGAACTCCGGACGGCACTGGTACGATCTTCCCCTGTTTACCTGTCTTGAGAAGACCTCTGAAGTTGTTGTTGATGAACGCTTAATAGATCCATGGTTTACCAATCGAATCAGAGATAGTGAAGTACAGAAACTGGCTTCACAAGCCGCAGGAAGCGAAGCTCCTTCTGATTCTTTTTATGTAGACGATCCCGATGATTCTCCTGTACCACAGGTAGAGGTCTTCACTCCAAATCTTATAGGACTGTAA
- a CDS encoding DUF3363 domain-containing protein → MAKHFIGVEDYEISPTWKSPKKKRSSLALGLTALYVLRKYRAGKKSSSDSGGRKYGTRTSIDTRQRCTVKMHYSKSMEAHKEQINRYLVKEGKGKDGNAPTLYGTSEVEYRKNMTDKNFRIFLSPSSNKVPLETLAKTFIASLESQTGYSLFWVAANHYDTAHHHVHLLINGKDKDGKDVFFPPDVVKTFMRENARNICTSLIGSRTKEDMALERKGQLTANRYTILDDKIKEQLTDLKIVPRLTTRDAESISMRLTHLQSLHLCKFKDGQYIFVPEWESLLRTNGRYNAFLSARKTLVHTEEQNLNLYDGSQGKVSGIVTKIFKTDEVSDNHALVLESINGKAYFIPLYSRPRISGGQIIEVIPERNQRGRLTPTMNKKSHTDLLVECEQHDYRKGYAVSVRGNAQGREGPEKTL, encoded by the coding sequence ATGGCAAAACACTTTATTGGTGTTGAAGATTATGAGATTAGTCCAACCTGGAAATCTCCAAAGAAAAAAAGAAGCAGCCTTGCACTCGGACTGACTGCTCTATATGTTCTGCGGAAGTACCGCGCAGGGAAGAAAAGTAGTTCTGATAGTGGTGGAAGAAAATATGGCACAAGAACTTCGATAGATACTCGACAGAGATGCACAGTCAAAATGCATTACTCGAAGAGTATGGAGGCACATAAAGAGCAAATAAATCGGTATTTGGTGAAGGAAGGGAAAGGGAAAGATGGTAACGCACCGACCCTATACGGTACTTCAGAGGTTGAGTATAGAAAAAATATGACAGACAAGAATTTTCGAATATTTTTGAGTCCTTCATCAAATAAGGTTCCACTTGAAACTCTTGCAAAGACCTTCATCGCTTCCCTTGAATCTCAAACAGGTTATTCACTATTCTGGGTAGCTGCAAATCACTATGATACAGCCCATCATCATGTACACCTTCTGATTAATGGGAAAGATAAGGATGGAAAGGATGTATTCTTCCCTCCCGATGTGGTTAAGACTTTTATGCGTGAGAATGCACGGAACATTTGCACATCGTTAATTGGATCTCGCACGAAGGAAGATATGGCCTTGGAACGTAAAGGACAACTTACTGCGAATCGGTATACCATCCTTGATGACAAAATTAAAGAACAACTTACGGACCTCAAGATTGTTCCACGTTTAACTACTCGAGATGCTGAGAGTATCAGTATGCGACTCACGCATCTTCAGTCGCTACATCTGTGTAAGTTCAAAGATGGTCAATACATATTTGTTCCCGAATGGGAATCATTACTACGAACGAATGGTCGATATAATGCTTTTCTTTCTGCGCGAAAGACACTTGTACATACAGAAGAACAAAATCTCAATCTCTATGATGGCTCCCAGGGAAAGGTCTCTGGTATTGTGACAAAGATATTCAAAACAGATGAAGTATCAGATAATCATGCACTAGTTCTTGAGTCTATCAATGGAAAGGCATACTTCATTCCGCTTTACTCAAGACCCAGGATTTCCGGAGGACAAATAATTGAAGTTATTCCTGAAAGAAATCAACGAGGTCGCCTAACCCCGACAATGAATAAGAAGAGTCATACCGATTTGCTCGTAGAATGTGAACAACATGACTATAGAAAAGGATATGCCGTCTCTGTGCGAGGTAACGCACAAGGACGCGAAGGACCTGAGAAAACGCTATAA
- a CDS encoding thermonuclease family protein: MNSKLLRNISLFLCISFTFFSCEVELHAESNTWYEARVTAVIDGDTIQVQFTGEDCPSGCQWNERVRLVGVDTPELFTDPPEYYAAEARAYTNQIYRRDVLLVFDSISAKKDRYGRVLAYIYKSFDSPSINEQLILNGYGYYYDLFSFDPEKMNDFQNAEDYTRLNRVGLWR, encoded by the coding sequence ATGAATTCTAAACTACTAAGGAATATATCTCTATTTTTATGTATATCATTCACTTTTTTTTCATGTGAAGTCGAACTTCATGCTGAATCAAATACATGGTATGAAGCAAGGGTAACAGCCGTTATTGATGGAGACACCATTCAGGTGCAGTTTACTGGAGAAGATTGCCCTTCTGGGTGCCAGTGGAATGAAAGAGTACGTCTTGTTGGTGTCGATACTCCGGAGCTTTTCACAGATCCTCCTGAGTACTATGCAGCTGAAGCACGAGCCTATACTAATCAAATCTATAGACGAGATGTCCTACTTGTATTTGATTCTATCTCAGCCAAAAAAGATAGGTATGGAAGAGTTCTTGCCTATATTTATAAATCCTTCGATTCACCTTCAATTAATGAACAACTCATCCTCAATGGGTATGGATATTACTACGATTTATTTTCTTTCGATCCAGAAAAAATGAATGATTTTCAGAACGCAGAAGATTATACCCGATTAAATCGGGTAGGTCTTTGGAGATAA
- a CDS encoding single-stranded DNA-binding protein — protein MGDLNHVSLTGRLVRDAELKRKGANLVLCEFSLANNYSKKTGETWSKKANFFKLVVFGKMAEGLHPYLKKGALIGIEAELRQNQWEQEGKKYSSNELIINEVQLLSSPKISNEAPSSSDYPAEEESFLMDIY, from the coding sequence ATGGGCGATTTAAACCATGTGTCTCTTACGGGACGTTTAGTGAGAGATGCAGAACTGAAACGCAAGGGCGCTAATCTAGTCTTGTGCGAGTTCTCGCTTGCGAATAATTATTCAAAGAAAACAGGGGAGACCTGGTCAAAAAAAGCAAACTTTTTCAAGTTAGTGGTGTTCGGGAAAATGGCAGAAGGTCTACATCCTTATCTCAAAAAAGGTGCACTCATTGGTATAGAAGCTGAACTGCGCCAAAATCAATGGGAGCAGGAAGGTAAGAAATACTCAAGTAATGAACTAATCATAAACGAAGTTCAACTTCTCTCTAGTCCAAAAATAAGTAATGAGGCTCCTTCATCATCAGATTATCCGGCTGAAGAAGAATCTTTCCTTATGGATATTTACTAA